Proteins from a genomic interval of Planctomycetaceae bacterium:
- a CDS encoding prenyltransferase/squalene oxidase repeat-containing protein: MFSFPNSPSHCRLDWLRLKQIAATVSLIAALPQTVSPADEVEVTTGQSVQDTANDFSRDQVDQAVDKAIGYLVSQQREDGAILDKAHDSTMTALAIMAMASVGVQPVDSSTEGKAMQKAIAFILRDDRVDDKGYFGSKDGSRMYGHGIITLMLTEMIGMGANEEQDSLIHRRCQKAIDVILSSQKERKQVHYRGGWRYNPNSNDSDLSATVWQLMALRSAKNDGLDVPASAIADAVEYLRRSYASPLDQNGLPTKQASGFCYEPHRNHPTFTMTAAGLLAMQVCGEYESPLVAGAADWLLTHPPKWKERFCSYGTYYYAQGMYQRGGEHAETARELVQAMLIEKQAADGSWTAENGEERNHGTVYCTTMSVLSLSVKYHYLPIYQK; the protein is encoded by the coding sequence ATGTTTTCCTTCCCGAATTCTCCATCACACTGTCGCCTTGACTGGCTCAGACTCAAGCAAATTGCAGCCACTGTTTCTTTAATTGCTGCTTTGCCGCAGACCGTTTCACCAGCCGATGAAGTCGAGGTCACCACTGGCCAGTCGGTGCAGGACACGGCAAACGACTTCAGTCGTGATCAGGTTGACCAGGCCGTGGACAAAGCCATTGGCTATCTTGTGAGTCAGCAACGAGAAGATGGAGCGATCCTCGACAAAGCTCACGACTCAACCATGACCGCCCTGGCCATCATGGCTATGGCCAGTGTTGGCGTGCAGCCCGTTGATTCATCAACCGAGGGAAAAGCCATGCAAAAGGCCATCGCCTTCATATTGAGGGACGATCGTGTTGATGACAAAGGATATTTTGGCAGCAAAGATGGCTCCCGGATGTATGGTCACGGGATCATCACCCTGATGCTGACCGAAATGATCGGCATGGGAGCGAACGAGGAACAGGATTCCCTGATTCATCGGCGTTGTCAGAAGGCGATTGATGTCATACTCAGCTCTCAGAAGGAACGTAAGCAGGTGCACTACCGCGGGGGCTGGCGATACAATCCCAACTCAAACGATTCCGATCTGTCCGCGACAGTCTGGCAGTTAATGGCACTGCGATCAGCAAAGAATGACGGCCTTGATGTTCCGGCATCCGCCATTGCAGATGCCGTGGAATACCTCAGGAGATCCTACGCATCTCCTTTGGATCAGAATGGTCTGCCAACAAAACAGGCGAGCGGATTCTGTTACGAACCACACCGCAACCATCCCACATTTACGATGACAGCTGCGGGCCTGCTCGCCATGCAGGTTTGTGGAGAATACGAATCTCCGCTGGTAGCCGGGGCTGCCGACTGGCTTCTGACCCATCCTCCCAAATGGAAAGAACGTTTCTGCTCCTACGGCACCTACTATTACGCTCAGGGGATGTATCAGCGTGGCGGGGAGCATGCGGAAACAGCGAGAGAACTGGTTCAGGCAATGCTGATCGAGAAACAGGCTGCGGACGGTTCCTGGACGGCAGAGAACGGAGAAGAGCGCAATCATGGAACGGTCTACTGCACGACGATGTCCGTTCTCAGCCTCTCCGTGAAGTATCACTATCTTCCGATCTACCAAAAGTAG
- a CDS encoding translocase: MSVPGKILHLTKTGFLPAPARRSRWRSMARDIIRRSESLITLSDEELMTAGRRIRWEAKAGTSLEKLLPEAYALVRESARRVLGMQHFEVQIMGAIALFEGHIAEMQTGEGKTLTATMPAFLRALPGQGCHVITVNDYLANRDAEIMGPVHVKLGLTVGKILEAMEPDERRENYAADITYGTSKEMGFDFLRDRLRKGASVDDGVQLRKFVRTMEGAESPVQRGHYFALIDEADSILIDEARTPLIIGLTKPNDPATVNLFRWSNRATFQLEPIADYVYEPERRSAWLTDNGCRKVVLMSKPSLLSSMDTERIYSQVEKALTAKHAFEKDRDYVIADNKIVIVDEGTGRVMDGRKWQDGLHQAIEAKELVPITAATGEAARITVQSFFRQYTNLSGMTGTALPAASELKKTYKLKVTKIPTNKKCIRREKPYRIFRTQAAKREAIIADVRKLIQDGRSILIGTPSVEASEALGKSLSAAGIRHQILNARSHEQEAAIVEDAGHAGRVTIATNMAGRGTDILLSDEVRKAGGLHVIATELHSSMRIDRQLVGRSARQGDPGSYQFFLSLEDELLRCREPREVMRKQKNAGGKSEELGRSWLQYFRKVQRFLEKTHRKQRKMLLKQERMRLEQYENMGLDPYLELTES, encoded by the coding sequence ATGAGTGTCCCGGGAAAAATCCTACACCTGACCAAGACAGGCTTCCTGCCGGCGCCGGCTCGACGTTCGCGATGGCGTTCGATGGCCCGGGATATCATTCGCCGCAGTGAATCGCTGATCACATTGTCTGATGAAGAATTGATGACCGCAGGACGTCGAATCCGCTGGGAGGCCAAAGCCGGAACGTCCCTGGAAAAGTTGTTACCTGAAGCATATGCGCTTGTTCGGGAATCAGCGCGCCGCGTACTTGGCATGCAGCATTTCGAAGTGCAGATCATGGGTGCCATCGCGCTTTTTGAGGGCCACATCGCCGAAATGCAGACCGGCGAAGGAAAGACGCTGACGGCAACGATGCCGGCCTTTCTTCGCGCGCTGCCGGGCCAGGGCTGCCATGTCATTACCGTCAATGATTATCTGGCCAACCGCGATGCGGAAATCATGGGCCCGGTGCATGTGAAGCTTGGACTGACGGTTGGCAAAATTCTGGAGGCAATGGAGCCGGACGAACGTCGGGAGAATTACGCAGCAGACATCACCTACGGCACTTCCAAGGAAATGGGGTTCGACTTTCTGCGAGATCGACTGCGAAAAGGCGCCAGCGTTGATGACGGTGTGCAATTAAGAAAGTTTGTCCGCACCATGGAGGGAGCAGAATCGCCGGTCCAGCGGGGCCACTATTTTGCTTTGATTGACGAAGCCGACAGTATTCTGATTGATGAAGCGCGAACGCCGCTGATCATCGGTCTGACCAAGCCCAATGATCCGGCAACAGTCAATCTGTTCCGCTGGAGCAACCGCGCCACGTTTCAGCTGGAACCGATTGCTGATTACGTCTACGAACCCGAACGTCGGAGTGCCTGGTTGACGGACAATGGATGTCGCAAAGTTGTGCTGATGTCGAAACCCTCTCTTCTGAGCTCGATGGACACCGAGCGAATTTACAGTCAGGTTGAAAAAGCACTCACAGCAAAGCATGCCTTTGAAAAGGATCGTGACTACGTCATTGCTGATAACAAGATTGTGATCGTCGACGAAGGGACCGGCCGCGTCATGGATGGACGCAAGTGGCAGGATGGTCTGCATCAGGCCATCGAAGCCAAGGAGCTGGTGCCCATCACCGCCGCCACTGGTGAGGCGGCCCGCATCACGGTGCAAAGCTTCTTTCGTCAGTACACAAACTTGTCGGGAATGACCGGGACCGCTTTGCCGGCGGCAAGCGAACTGAAGAAGACGTACAAATTGAAAGTCACGAAGATCCCGACGAATAAAAAGTGTATTCGTCGTGAAAAACCCTATCGGATTTTCCGGACTCAGGCTGCAAAGCGTGAAGCGATCATCGCCGACGTCCGAAAGCTGATCCAGGACGGTCGCTCTATTCTGATCGGCACGCCGTCAGTGGAAGCCTCCGAGGCGCTTGGAAAGTCATTATCAGCGGCCGGCATCAGGCACCAGATACTGAACGCGCGGTCTCATGAGCAGGAAGCGGCGATCGTTGAAGATGCCGGGCATGCGGGACGCGTCACTATCGCCACAAATATGGCCGGGCGTGGTACCGACATTCTCCTGTCAGATGAGGTCCGCAAAGCCGGGGGCCTCCATGTGATCGCCACCGAGTTACATAGTTCCATGCGGATCGACCGACAACTGGTGGGCCGCTCTGCGCGACAGGGAGATCCCGGTTCGTATCAGTTCTTTCTGTCGCTGGAAGATGAATTGTTGCGATGTCGGGAACCGCGCGAAGTCATGCGAAAGCAAAAAAACGCTGGCGGGAAGTCGGAGGAACTTGGAAGATCCTGGCTGCAGTATTTTCGGAAGGTGCAACGATTTCTGGAGAAGACGCACCGGAAGCAGCGCAAGATGTTGTTGAAACAGGAACGGATGCGTCTGGAGCAGTATGAGAATATGGGACTCGATCCATATCTCGAACTTACTGAATCCTGA
- a CDS encoding potassium channel protein, which translates to MRRLMQIPLLIFALLLIGAVCLHLLTDMDLLDSFYHAVILLTTVGYAEPDPMTPSVKLFIICYLGFGLGLFTYSAFQFGQLLVNADLQRYWEQRRMDSLIDKTANHFIVCGYGRMGSTLCEYLHSRRQSFVVIDQDEEVLDEEFHSNKWLFVKGDSSQDEILERAGIRRARGLTTVLPTDADNMYVVLSARLLNPRLPIVARASDDRAAQKILQAGATRVMNPFSSGAIRMARFMLSPSIENFVEVTESQGVDWEIADVVVPDACKLVGQKLSETGLRDSGIMLLGVCRSSGEKFFPPPGHLKIEPGDKLFAFGNSDGVAKLSEMLEAAIHAG; encoded by the coding sequence ATGCGAAGACTCATGCAAATACCGTTGCTGATTTTTGCATTGTTGCTGATCGGAGCGGTTTGCCTCCATCTTCTGACGGACATGGATCTGCTGGATTCGTTCTACCACGCCGTCATCCTGCTGACGACGGTTGGCTATGCCGAACCAGACCCAATGACTCCGAGCGTTAAGCTATTCATTATCTGCTACCTCGGATTTGGTCTGGGGTTATTCACTTACAGTGCGTTTCAGTTTGGGCAGCTGCTGGTCAATGCAGACCTGCAGCGATACTGGGAGCAGCGCCGCATGGATTCGCTGATTGATAAGACCGCCAATCATTTCATTGTGTGTGGTTACGGCAGAATGGGATCCACGCTGTGCGAATACCTGCATTCCCGCAGGCAATCGTTCGTGGTCATTGATCAGGACGAAGAAGTGCTGGACGAAGAATTCCACTCAAACAAGTGGTTGTTTGTAAAAGGGGATTCGTCGCAGGACGAAATTCTTGAACGAGCGGGAATTCGTCGAGCCCGGGGACTCACAACCGTGCTGCCAACAGACGCGGACAACATGTACGTTGTTCTGTCCGCTCGACTGTTAAATCCCCGGCTGCCGATCGTTGCGAGAGCCAGCGACGACCGGGCAGCTCAGAAAATCCTGCAGGCGGGTGCAACCCGCGTGATGAATCCGTTCTCATCCGGCGCCATCCGCATGGCCCGATTCATGCTTTCACCAAGCATCGAAAACTTTGTCGAAGTCACAGAGTCTCAGGGCGTTGACTGGGAGATTGCCGATGTTGTCGTGCCGGATGCATGCAAACTGGTCGGGCAAAAGCTCAGCGAAACCGGACTGCGGGATTCCGGAATCATGCTCCTTGGGGTCTGTCGTAGTTCGGGGGAAAAATTCTTTCCGCCACCCGGGCACCTGAAGATTGAACCAGGAGACAAACTATTTGCTTTTGGTAATTCGGACGGTGTCGCCAAACTTTCAGAAATGCTGGAAGCTGCGATTCATGCCGGCTAA
- the ftsY gene encoding signal recognition particle-docking protein FtsY, with the protein MGLFDRLKRGLEKTKQILRTDVRDLFRAGEILDEKVLEEFEGRLIRTDMGFAAATRITERIRNEHGGRTVDVDAVWQTVRDELTDLLKGNEAVIRDPKDPLSPLAKAASGPTAILVAGVNGVGKTTSIAKITNLLQKSGQKVVLAAGDTFRAAAVEQLTMWSERLGCEIVRKESGSDPAAVAYEGCQKAVETGADYVIIDTAGRLQTQKNLMDELDKIRRVMQKVIPEAPHESLLVLDATTGQNGLIQAKSFSQAVRCTGLVLAKLDGTARGGVVVAIRQEMGIPVKYIGVGEQVDDLELFDPTSFVDALFTK; encoded by the coding sequence ATGGGCCTCTTCGACAGACTCAAACGTGGTCTTGAAAAAACCAAGCAAATCCTCCGGACTGATGTTCGCGATTTGTTTCGTGCGGGGGAAATCCTGGACGAAAAGGTACTGGAAGAGTTTGAGGGACGCTTGATTCGCACGGATATGGGGTTTGCTGCTGCCACGCGGATTACTGAACGAATTCGAAACGAACATGGTGGTCGCACCGTTGATGTCGATGCCGTCTGGCAAACTGTGCGAGATGAATTAACGGACCTGCTGAAGGGAAATGAAGCTGTCATCCGGGATCCGAAAGACCCACTCTCTCCGCTTGCAAAAGCCGCGTCCGGGCCAACCGCCATTCTTGTTGCGGGCGTCAATGGAGTTGGGAAGACAACCTCCATCGCAAAGATTACCAACCTGTTGCAAAAAAGCGGCCAGAAAGTCGTTCTTGCTGCCGGAGATACGTTTCGAGCGGCTGCGGTTGAGCAGTTAACGATGTGGAGCGAACGGCTGGGGTGTGAGATTGTCCGGAAAGAAAGTGGATCCGATCCGGCCGCGGTGGCCTACGAAGGCTGTCAGAAAGCCGTCGAAACGGGAGCCGACTACGTCATCATTGACACCGCAGGTCGACTTCAGACGCAGAAGAACCTGATGGATGAACTCGACAAGATTCGCCGGGTGATGCAGAAAGTCATTCCCGAAGCTCCGCACGAGAGCCTGCTTGTCCTCGATGCAACAACAGGACAAAACGGACTCATACAGGCGAAGAGTTTTTCTCAGGCGGTTCGCTGCACTGGTCTGGTGCTCGCAAAACTGGACGGAACGGCTCGGGGTGGTGTGGTTGTTGCGATCCGCCAGGAAATGGGCATTCCAGTGAAGTACATTGGGGTCGGAGAGCAGGTCGACGATCTGGAACTGTTCGATCCGACAAGCTTCGTGGATGCGCTGTTCACAAAATAA
- the rhaB gene encoding rhamnulokinase, whose product MANKTYLAVDLGAESGRVMAGHFDGSTVRLQQIHRFQNGPVRLGNTLRWNLVGLWTEIQNGLREAAAQVGNSAVSVGVDTWGVDYVLMNRNDEMLGQPWNYRDARTEGMLQKAFQRVPRAEIFGQTGLQFMQINSLYQLLAMCERDPELLALAERFLMIPDYFHWCMSGSRVVEFTNATTSQMLNATTRTWAVDMLRKFDLPVSMLPEIVAPGTRLGTLRKDIADSTGLGRLNVVAPATHDTASAVAAIPTANTGRPDWAYISSGTWSLMGVEVQNAVLTEEALHYNVTNEGGIDGTYRLLKNIMGLWLIQRCKLAFEQRGRQFDYGSLTQLAIDTTPFRSLIDPDRAEFLDPTDMTDAISAECRRTNQPVPETEGQFIRCILESLALKYRMVLGWMEQLTGVPISVIHIVGGGTQNQLLNQFTADACGRPVFAGPVEATALGNVLVQARAAGDLGSLSEIRDVVRRSEAITEYSPKHTESWNEAWERFRVICEK is encoded by the coding sequence ATGGCGAACAAGACTTACCTGGCCGTCGATCTGGGCGCTGAAAGTGGCCGAGTCATGGCTGGTCACTTCGATGGATCGACAGTTCGTCTTCAGCAGATCCATCGGTTTCAGAACGGCCCGGTGCGGTTGGGTAATACTCTTCGATGGAATCTGGTTGGCCTCTGGACCGAAATTCAGAACGGTTTGCGAGAGGCTGCCGCCCAGGTTGGCAATTCGGCTGTATCAGTGGGGGTCGATACCTGGGGTGTCGACTATGTCCTGATGAACCGCAACGACGAAATGCTTGGTCAGCCCTGGAATTATCGGGACGCGCGCACAGAAGGCATGTTGCAAAAAGCATTTCAACGTGTGCCCAGAGCAGAGATCTTTGGACAGACGGGTTTGCAGTTCATGCAGATCAATTCGCTGTACCAGTTGCTTGCCATGTGCGAACGGGATCCGGAGCTTCTGGCACTGGCGGAACGATTTCTGATGATTCCCGACTACTTTCACTGGTGCATGTCTGGTAGTCGAGTTGTCGAGTTCACAAATGCAACAACTTCGCAGATGCTGAATGCCACCACGCGCACCTGGGCGGTGGACATGCTCCGCAAGTTTGATTTGCCTGTGTCCATGCTTCCTGAGATTGTCGCGCCGGGTACGCGATTGGGAACCCTTCGGAAGGATATCGCTGATTCAACGGGACTTGGCCGGCTCAACGTCGTTGCGCCAGCCACGCATGACACTGCGTCAGCTGTTGCGGCCATACCGACGGCGAACACGGGTCGACCTGACTGGGCGTATATCTCCAGCGGGACATGGTCCCTAATGGGAGTGGAAGTTCAGAATGCCGTCCTGACGGAAGAAGCGCTGCATTACAACGTCACCAACGAAGGTGGAATCGACGGCACTTACAGATTACTCAAGAACATCATGGGATTGTGGCTGATCCAGCGATGCAAGCTGGCGTTCGAACAACGCGGGCGTCAATTCGATTATGGATCACTCACGCAGTTGGCCATTGATACAACGCCGTTTCGTTCGCTGATTGATCCGGACCGCGCTGAATTCCTCGATCCTACGGACATGACGGATGCGATTTCGGCAGAGTGCCGAAGAACAAATCAGCCAGTGCCCGAGACAGAAGGGCAGTTCATTCGGTGCATCCTGGAAAGCCTCGCGCTGAAGTACCGAATGGTCCTGGGATGGATGGAACAGCTGACGGGAGTTCCGATCTCTGTGATTCATATTGTCGGTGGCGGCACGCAGAATCAACTGTTGAACCAATTTACCGCAGACGCCTGCGGGCGGCCTGTCTTTGCCGGACCTGTGGAAGCCACAGCACTTGGCAACGTCCTTGTTCAGGCGCGTGCGGCGGGAGATCTGGGGTCACTGAGCGAAATACGAGACGTTGTTCGCAGGTCGGAAGCCATCACCGAATATTCGCCAAAACATACGGAATCGTGGAATGAAGCCTGGGAGCGCTTCCGAGTGATTTGCGAAAAGTAA